In Candidatus Cohnella colombiensis, one DNA window encodes the following:
- a CDS encoding helix-turn-helix transcriptional regulator codes for MKTEPEHVEISVDDFPEKLKEIRKKHSMTQSDLAEKLDVTQQTVSGMEKGKIEPSLKVLGAIAAILGVVIIIGAVLWKGGNDK; via the coding sequence GTGAAGACCGAACCGGAGCATGTTGAAATATCAGTAGATGATTTCCCTGAGAAGTTAAAGGAAATCAGGAAAAAGCACTCGATGACGCAAAGTGATCTTGCAGAAAAACTTGATGTAACACAGCAAACGGTATCTGGAATGGAGAAAGGTAAAATTGAGCCTTCGCTTAAAGTATTAGGGGCGATTGCCGCTATTCTTGGAGTTGTAATAATAATTGGGGCAGTCTTATGGAAAGGGGGAAATGACAAATGA